Below is a genomic region from Candidatus Zixiibacteriota bacterium.
ATACTGAAATCGGATTGATAGATGGAATAGGCGGTGTTGAGGATAACTGCCAGATCGGGATAACCGGCTTTGATTCGTTTAAGAATATCAAGGCCGCTGGCTTCATCGCCCAGTTCAATATCCAGAATGACCAGGTCAAAGCGGCTTTTGGCCAAAACCTCCAACGCCTCATCGCCCCCGGCCGCGGTCTCAACCTGGTAGCCTTCCCGTTTCAGAAAATCATTATATAATTTCCTGATATGGGCTTCGTCGTCAACGACCAGTATCTTGGGCATCTTGGTCTCCCCTTTTCTGAGGCAATTCAATATAAATCCTGGGCATATTATCGGCTGTCCCCTCAAGGCCGAAACTGCCCCCATGATATTTTATCGTCTCCCCGGCCACAATAATTGACAGTTTTTGTGTCCCGGTCGAACTTCCGAAAACCTGATGAAGCGTCCTGGCGACTTTGGCTCGATGTTTCTCCTGACCAATAAAATTGATGACAAATCGGACCGTTTCGGGGCCGGCCTCCGTCCTGAACTCGATATTGCATTCATCCGTCAGCTCTTCCACCGTCGAATTCATAAACTGATAAACGGCATGCCGCAGTTGATCGGGATTACCCCGGACCGCGAGATTATCCCCGGTCAGCTTCAATGACGGCTGTTTATGGCTGTTCCTGATACGTGACACCAGCAACTCATAGGTTTGCCTGACTAGCTGGTTGAAATCGATTTGGCGGGTTTCGGTTCGGCTGGCTCGCGAAAAATCGAGGACCTGGTGCAGGACCGACTCGGCCCGTTTAGCTTCGGATAGTATTATATTAAGATACTCGCTATGAGCCTCGTTACCCGCGGCTGAAAGCATCAGATTGGCGAATCCGCCGATAACCGTCAGGGGATTTCGTAGTTCATGGGCAATTGATGAGGTCAGTTCACCGATAATTGACATCTTTTCGATCCTGACCAGTTGTTCCTGGGAGTCGGCCAGCTGACGATTCTTCTCCTCCAATGTGGCCGCATGTTCAACCAGGTTATCATACAGCCTCGACCTTTCGATTGCCACCGCGGTATGATTGGCAAAGGTCTGCAGTAATTGCACATCGGCATCGATAATCGGCTTATGGCTGATCTGGTTATCGGCCAGAATCAAACCCAGCCGCCGGCCTTTGCTGATAATCGGCGCCATAGCCAGGTTGGCGGTTTGCAGACGGGCCAGTATTTTGCGGGACTCCTCATCCAGATCCGCCCCGACCACAGCATTTTTCCCGACTCCTTCATCAATAACGCGGCTGAAGATTGTCGGTTCCACGAGCGGAATCTGCCATCCGGAGATAAGCGATGTCAAACTGAAATCGGAGGTACTCTCTCTCTTCAGATATTCATTTAAAAATTCAATCAAAGTTCGTTGATTGCGGGATAACTGGGCCCAAATCTGACCGGCCTCTTCAGGCGACCGGGGACCGACGGCGATTTCGCCATTTAGAGTTTTATCTGTTTCGTTGATCAAAAAGAGAAAGGCCCGGTTGAATCCCAAACCCTGGTTGGCAGTCACCCCGGTCAGGATTATTTTCAACACCTGATCCAGATCGGCGGTCGAGGAAAGCGCCTCGGAGACCTGCCACATGACCGACAGTTCCTCATTGGCCTGTTCCAGTTCCGCTTTCCGGCGGTAGGATTCGGTAATATCCTGGACAATGGCCATAAAACCGATAACTGATCCATCAGCATCCCGGCGCGGACTGCAGAAAACATTGATTACTTCATAATGTCCGAGACGGTTGGTGCAATGATGTTCGTTACGATGGAAGGATTTACCGCTCAGAGAACTGTTAAAGGCCTCCATCAGCCCGCATCCGATAACCGATTCAATATCGTGGAGGGGATAACCGACAGCTTCTTCGAAACGATCGAATCCGGTAATACGAGCCGCCTCATGATTTATGTACTCGATGAAACCGTCACGGCTCACCATAAAAAATCCGAGTGGCGAGTCATCGAGCAGGGCCTTCAGACGGTCGGTCTTATCCAGAGCCGAAATTGCATCCGTAAGACTGGTCATTTCTTGACTCCCGAGGTTGATTTCTCAAGGTTGAGCATGCGGACATTTGCATCCTCCGGAATATATGGCTCCGAAACCAGGTCCTGAATATCCAGAAGTCGGCGGTTTATTTCCGCAATCCGGTTCGCTTCACCCTGTATAATCTTCAGCCGGTTGATGATGTTATCGTTTAGCCCCTTGTTGATATAAAGCAGGTATTCAACATTTCCGGTAATCACCGAAAGCGGATTGTTGACTTCATGGTTGACCGAAGCCGCCAGTTCACGAACGGCATTTAATTTTTCGATCCCGATCAACTGCTCATGGGCTTCCTGCAAATGCTGATGGGCGATTATCAACTCGGCGTTTTTCTGTTCCAGTTCTTTCAAATATATCTGCCGTTCCGCCGAAAGAGCGATTTGATAACTGAGGACTGTCAATAACTTGATATCTTTATCGCGAAAGCTGTTGCGTGTCCCGTCAACCATTATCATGATCCCGATAGACCTGTCCTTGATAATCAGCGGCAAAACCAGAACGGCTTCGTTTTGCAGATGGCGGCTGGAATCACGATGAGCGGTATTCAGAACCACCGGGGTTTTCTGCCGGCCGGCCCAGTGCAAAAAATTCTTTTCCCCGATATACTCTTCGTAAAAAGACAGGTCCAGCTTGCGTCCAAACGAGGTTATTTCGAATCCCGCTTCGCTGTGATCGGCCAGAAGACACAGGACAGCCGCCTCGAACGGAATAATCTGCTGAATCAATTCCAGGACCCTGACATAAGCGGCCCGGTCAGCCGGGGCATTACGGAAAACCGCCGCGATTTCGGCCATTAAATTTATTTTTGACCAGAATCTGCTGATCGGTTCTCCCGGGACAATATTGTCAGCTTCCAAAGTGATTCCCTCGCGTCAAGGCTTTAATTTCCCGGGACAATTCTTCCGCAACTTTTTCTTCCAAACGCCTGAAGAGTTGTCGCTTTTCATCGGCCGGGATATTCAGGGCCGGATCGAATTTATTGTCTTCTCCCGGTTGCCACTGGTCTGAGGCTTTAATATCGTAGGCTATTTCTTTGAATACCAACTGACGCTTTTTATCAAGATCAATCACCCGCAGATGACCGGAAAGAACGGCATACGCCCGATAGCGATAAAGAAGAAAAGGAAAAACCGTTACCTTCCGCAGATCCAGATCGATTCTTTCAACCGCAATATCCACCAGAAAATGTCCATCCCGTTGCTGTCCCCAGTCCAGCAGATCTTCAAAAGCCAGGTTATCGGAATTCGCCGGAAGATCCTGCCGAACCACCGGGATCCGGTTGATCGAAGCCAGGTGCAAATCAAGCCGATCTTCAAGATGGATATCGGCCCACGGACAGGCGGTTGTCTTGAGACTGACTATCACATTATCACCGGCCAGCGCCGGGATCGCCAGAAACATCAACCACAGACAGGCGGCTATGACAATTCGGTTTATCGGCATAATTATCCCTCGGCGGCCACTCTTTTGTAATAGACATATTTGTTTAACACCCTTCTCAGCCGTTCATCGAAAGATGTCAGGTTTGAACTGATCGCTTCATATTCGATTGTGGAAAAGAAATCGGTCAGATTTTCCCTGGGTATAAACTCGATTCCGATTAAATTGGAATCTTCATCCGGCTCACAGCGTTTAACAATTCCGATAATATGGTCGATCAGTTCCACTCCCTGCAAAGTCAGACTCATTATCACCAGAGTACCGTCTTCCATGGGGCTGTCACAATCGATCAGGATACCTCCGGCCGAAAGATTCAAAAGTGAAGCATGGTACACCGGCCCCTCGCCCTCCGGCCAGAACCCGCCCGATCGGTCTTTAAGGACACTGCATCCGATCGGATCGGAAATTTCCAGGCGGATATAACGGCGATTACCGTTCTTTTTCAGTTCGAATGGTTCCCGAACCGAAACCACGTTTTCGCCCGTATCGACTTCAGAAATCAATTTCGTTCTTTCTTTACTCATCCCTGATTTACTCCTGTAACTTGTTATTTCTATACTTACCGACCAGAAAAATGCTCAGGTCGTCCCGCTTTTGGTGATTGAATTCGAACAGTTTGGGCGGCAGATTTCGAATCAAACTCTGGGGTAAAATATCGCGGCAGGTTTCCTTGACCACGAATTCCACTCCGGCGTAAAAGCCATTTTCACCCTGCTGCCGGCTATGGCGAATCCGTCCCACCAGGAGTTGTGGCAATTCAATACCCTGCAGACCCAGATGCAGAATCATGAAATAATCATCGGGCAGACCCATCGGCGTCTCCACCAGAATTCCCCCGCCTCCGATATCAATCGTCTTGGTTTCGATCCATTTGAGTTTGTTAAGGCGAGCCGAGGATATACTTGCCCCGTCGAAATAGGTCAGGCGGACATTTTGATCGATAGGAATCCTCGGATATTTGCGATTTATTTCGGGATATATACGGGCCGCTACCGGAATTTGCATCCGCCCCTTCTGGGGCATGGACAGGATCGATTCGAACGCCACCGGTTCGCCCTTATATTCAAAATGCACCACAACTTTCTGATTGCCTATCAGGCTGTCTATCAACCCCTCCGATTTCGACCGGTCAATGACCAGGTTATTGCCGGACACCGCCACTACTCTTGAGGTTAGAATTCTTTCGGCGAATTGCTCCGTCCGGATTTTTACTTCCCGTCCGACAATCTCGGAATAGTCGAAATTCTTCTCGGCAATTACCGCTTCTTCGGCCTTCATCAGATCAATCCCTTCTGTCTTGCTTTAACCTGCTGGTCAAAGATGTACCGCACCAATTTATTCTGGGTCGCGCTGTCGAACCTTTTAACCTGGTCGGGTAGGGAAACCAGTTCCGTCGCGGTGAAAAACCTGGACAGTTTCTCACTGGTGATAAACTCCACTCCGGCATAATTTTCCTTCTGAATTTGGACAATCCGGCAGCAGAGAGCGGTCATCAGGCGAGGGACACCCATCTCCTCATAGCCGCGAATGCGGATCATAATTATATCATCTTTCTCGACATCATCCTCGGTTTTCACCAATAACCCGCCGGCGGAAATATTCAGTGTTTTTGATTTAACCCATTGAGGCGATCCGCCCATGAATTTTTTATCGGAACCTTTGATCAGTGTATACCTGATATCAATTTCGAAATCGATTCGGACGAAATTACGCCGTTGCATCCGCTCGAATCGCCCCAGCGGAATCAGTACCACCCGGCTGTCGCGATCGCCGGATATAATTTCAATCCGGGCCGGGAGACGATAAACGGCATCCGGTTTTTTGACCTGGACAAAAATCCTGGCCTTCGATGCCAGGAGTTTATTGCCCTCCACGAATTCCGGTTTGGATGCGATTATTTTTTGCCCCGCCAAATCCTCGATCCGGGTAACATAAAGACCCTTATCACCATTATCATCTATGACTATTTCGATTTTATCCCACACCTTCAGGGGATTATTTTTCGCCGGGGCCGTTGTCTGTACCATTACCTTACCTTATCGCGGGCTGGCTTCCGCCAGATTGCTTCTCCCCTGCTCAATGGCCAATTCCAGCAGTTTCCTGGCCAGGGCCGTGCGACTCTGATCGCCGCGGTGTTTGTGGATAAATTCTTGTCCCGTCCTGATAGTGATATTAAAATACTCCTTGGCCTGCTCATATTCCCCGATCCTCCGGGATAACTCGGCAATCAGGTACATGGCCTGGATCTGCTGATTTCCCTTGGCGATATTCCGCCCGTCTTTGTACGCTTTCACATAGTACCGTACCGCCCAGGTCAGAGCTTCCTTTTCACTGACCGGGACCCCATCCCATTTTTCCTTCAGATGAGCCAGGTAATTATGGAAGGAGTTATAGTCGTGAAATCCGGGGGTCCCGTTTTCACTCGATCCGCCCAGCGCGATACTGCGGTGCTCCCGCATGATTTGGCTAAGACCATCCAGCTTGCCCTCGATCAAAGAAACCACCTCTTTGAGTGAGGCCACTTCGACCCCGTAGCGATCCTTGTATGGGTAGAGTGTCGATCTGATATCGGCCGGAATACTCTCATCCCGGAACTGATCATCGACCGCCGCCGTGATTTCGTTGATCCGGAGATTGAATTCGTTAAGGGAAATTTTCAGCTCGGCGTACTTTTCATCGAGGATGCTGATATGCCCATGCACGACCTGTATATTGTCAATGCCTCCCTGTCCCATCTCCCGGAAAATCCAGCCGATCCTCAGGTAAAACCGGCCCAGATCGAGATCGTCCGGCTTGTCGTTGAGTTGCTCATCGAATATGGCCAGAAGCAGTTTGAGAATGGCGGTTTCATTGGGATACCGGTTCGGGTCCATTTCGGCGCTGATGGCCTTGATTATCGAATCGGCCCGGGCCAGTTGCTCCAGATGGCGTTCCTTGATCGGTTTCAACCGGTACGTCTTGAAATAGGCATCGTCTTTCCATTCCTTGAAGCGATTGTTGAATTCCCGCGTATAAAAGCAGTTGGAGCAGGTCGTCGTAAAGAATAACAGCGGATTGTACTGCTGGTACCGGGGATTCCGCCAGGTTCGGTTCATGGGGCAGAAATCGGTATCACTTTCTGACTCCGTGTAGGCGCCCACCTTTATGGTCTCGAATTCGTTCAGTGTCTTGCAGATCGGGCATTCCACTTTGGTCAGAAAAAGCGGTGATTCGGATGTCATTATCTACTCCTCCCTGCACCTTGAAAATTAAGATTCTGTTTAATCATTGAAAATCCGCCGTCCGCAGCCGGCGGTGACCCGGCCTGATGGCGCTCCTTGCCCGCCAGAATGTCTTGGGCCATCCGGATAATCTCCTGCCGGTCGCGTCCCCCGGGTCGATTGCCCGAAGGTAAATTCCCGCCGGACATACGCGGCCGCGCGGCGGCTTCCCGAAGGTTGACAAATTCGAAATCGGGAACAGCCGGCCTTTCCGCCGGTCGGGAATCTTCAATTGTCTGGTTTTTTATATATCCTGATTTTTCGATTACCGTCGGGCAGTTAACCCGCACCGGCCGGCGGAATATGGAACGGATCACCAGCATCAGTGAACCCGCCGCCAGGAAGCCGGCGGCATTCAAACTTATGTCAATCAATTGACCTGTCGAAATTCCTATTTCCATCATATCCTCGCTCTCATGCTTTGAGATCCAGATGGCGCGGTTCGTCGGTCCCGTCGTCTTCCGAATCATCATCACCTTCCCTGTATTCACCTTTTTTAAATTTCTTTTTTTCTTTTTCTTTCTCCTGGTCCTTGCTGATAATCACCAGATCGCTTTTTTCGGCTTCCTGGGCCTTTTCGGTACCGGCGGCGGTCTTTTCCTTGAGACTTGATGCCGCCTGGCGCTGATCCATTTCGGACCCGGCCTTTTGAATCTGGTCATGTTTCCTGACCAGCTCGGTTTTGGCCAGAGCATCGGCAAGTTCGATCGCCTGTACCATATCGGTACCTCCTCAGCCGCTCAAGGCAAATCGCTCCTTGATCATCCCCCGTAACTTGACCACCGCCTTGGTATGTATCTGTGATACCCGCGATTCGGAAATCGACATCACTTCACCGATTTCTTTCAAGGTCAATTCTTCAAAATAATAAAGAGCAATTACCAGTTTTTCCTGCTCGGTCAGACGGTCGATGGCCGTCACGAGAAAAGCGCGAAGTTCGCTCTTTTCCAGATCGCCGAGGGCCGACTGCTGATTGGTTTCTCTTATCGTTTCAATCCGAGGAACCTGGTGGTTATCCTCTTCTTTATATATCGTCTCATCCAGCGAAAGCAGGCTGGCACAGGAAACATCGCCCATCGCCGTCATCAACTCCTTCATCGAATAACCGAGCTTCTCCGCTACTTCATCATTGGACGGCATCCGACCGAAATCATTTCCCAGAGCCACAATGGCCCGCTCGATCTCCCGGGATCGGGCCCGGGTTGAACGCGGCACCCAATCCAGAGCGCGCAATTCATCCAGTATGGCACCGCGGATACGCGGTACAGCGTATGTTTCGAACTTGACACCGCGATCCGGATCGAAATTCCGAAAGGCTTCCACTAACCCGATCACCCCGGTGTTGATCAGATCCGACAACTCCACCGAGCGCGGAAATCCGATCGCCATTCGGCCGGCTACATTGCGTACCAGAGGCAAATACCTCCTGAGTAATTCTGCACGGGCATCGGAGCATCCGTGCCGCTGATAGCGCAGCCATTCCAGAGTATTATCCTGCTTTTTCCGGACCGGCCGGGCGGCTTCCTTGGCTTCGTAAACCGGAATCCGGCTGGTCTTCAAGCCTTTCCCGGCTACCTGTTTTGCTCGAGTTTTTTGCGTGCTAGTCATTGAATGCTATTTCCTTATATCGGCTAATAACTTTTTGGAGTTTATATCCTGTTGACCCATTATTTTTCTGCGATTAAGTTCCGTTTTTCGGACTTCCACCAGAAGTCCGGACAACCTGTTCAATTTTTCAACAGCCGTTGCCCCGGGGTAAATTTCGACGATCGGTTTCTGTTTCGCCACCGAATCAACAACATGTTGATCGTCAAACAGATAACCGGCCCCAAGGGGAATCCTGTTCAGGAACCTCTCGGAGAGAACGGTGAACTTCTGGTAGATATATTCATAATCTTCCTGCCCCCTTACCTTGTTAAGAAAAATGTATGCCAGAAAATCTTTATTTCTCGAAATGAGGTATTTAAATAACCCATAACCATCCGCAATCGAGGACCATTCCGGGTTTATTACGATCAGATTGATATCGGCCATTGATGCCACCCGGGAGACCATTTCGACCCCTCCCGAAGGTGTATCGATAAGGATGAACTCATAGTCCCCGAACAGCTTGGGGAAATCGGTAAAAAGCTTGTCGAAATCTGCCGGACGGATATCTCCAACAGTTGCACCGCATGATGGTGAGGCCAGCAAATCAAGACCGGAATTAATACGAAAAACCGCTTCGGAAACATCGACCTTGCCCTTAATCAGGTCGGAAAGAGTGTATAAAGGCGAGACATTGGCCAGAATATGAACATCTCCGAAATACCAGTCGCCGTCGAGAAGCAAACAGCGATAACCCATCCCGGCCATAATAACGACCAGATTGTAAGCCAGAACCGTTTTACCGGTGCCGCCCTTGCCCGATATAAAAGATACCACGGTTGGTCGCGTATCAACGATTTCCCCGGGTTTTACAAATTCCCGCCGCCGTTCATTATTCATAACTTCTTACCTCCAGTTTCAGAAGACGGCGGGCTATCGCGGCCGTATCCGGTGCCATCAATTTTCCCATGCCGGCCGGAGAATCCGTAATAAAAGCCAGTGGAATATTCAGGTACTCGGCCATGGTCATAATCCCTCCCCATCGATCTGTTTCATCAAGATGACTGGCGATCAGGTAATCCGGTCGCAGAACTTCGAACAAGTTGATCGCATCGATCAAGTCGTGAGAACGGGTGCCGACTGAAAAGACGAAGAAGGTGAGATCCGGCTTGATTTGTTGAATCAGGTTCTGCATTTCCCGACGATGTTCCTCATCGCGGCTGATGGCCGGAGTATCAATCAGCAGAATAGATTCCCGGCCGGATTTCTCGGCCTCTGCTTCCAATCGCCCGACCGGCAGTCCCAACAAATCCGCATACGCACCGATTTCCTCATTAGCGGATATCTTCATATGATCCAGCGACAGCAATTTGAGTTTTTGTCCGAATTTGGTACAGAGCTGGGCCGCCACCTTGCCCAGAACCGAAGTTTTTCCTGCACCTGAGGAACCAATAAAAAGCAGTTTCATTCCGGGGTGAATAGTCAGACTGGATCGGGTAATGGCCTCCAGTTCACCGAGTAATACCCCCATAGCCACCTGGTCGATATTTTTCGATTCGGCCATGTTGTCCCTGATTCCAGAGGCAATTCGGTGCGCTATTTCAACCGGGATATCGCTGTCAAGCAAGTTCAGGAAAACCGGCCTGATGGTACTGTCAAGATCGGCAAATAGATCTGGCGCCCGATGAGCACTCAGGATTTGATTCAGGGCTTGTTCCACCCTGCCCGGATCATATTCTCGTTCGGCTGCCTTTTGAGAAACCTGAATCGGGCTCCCATGCTTCGCGTTGCAGTCAGCAGTCGTTCCGGCCGTTTTAATTTTCGCCACTTTCCTGCG
It encodes:
- a CDS encoding response regulator, whose product is MPKILVVDDEAHIRKLYNDFLKREGYQVETAAGGDEALEVLAKSRFDLVILDIELGDEASGLDILKRIKAGYPDLAVILNTAYSIYQSDFSIWIADAYIMKSSDISQLKDKVQELVGT
- a CDS encoding PAS domain-containing protein codes for the protein MTSLTDAISALDKTDRLKALLDDSPLGFFMVSRDGFIEYINHEAARITGFDRFEEAVGYPLHDIESVIGCGLMEAFNSSLSGKSFHRNEHHCTNRLGHYEVINVFCSPRRDADGSVIGFMAIVQDITESYRRKAELEQANEELSVMWQVSEALSSTADLDQVLKIILTGVTANQGLGFNRAFLFLINETDKTLNGEIAVGPRSPEEAGQIWAQLSRNQRTLIEFLNEYLKRESTSDFSLTSLISGWQIPLVEPTIFSRVIDEGVGKNAVVGADLDEESRKILARLQTANLAMAPIISKGRRLGLILADNQISHKPIIDADVQLLQTFANHTAVAIERSRLYDNLVEHAATLEEKNRQLADSQEQLVRIEKMSIIGELTSSIAHELRNPLTVIGGFANLMLSAAGNEAHSEYLNIILSEAKRAESVLHQVLDFSRASRTETRQIDFNQLVRQTYELLVSRIRNSHKQPSLKLTGDNLAVRGNPDQLRHAVYQFMNSTVEELTDECNIEFRTEAGPETVRFVINFIGQEKHRAKVARTLHQVFGSSTGTQKLSIIVAGETIKYHGGSFGLEGTADNMPRIYIELPQKRGDQDAQDTGR
- a CDS encoding GAF domain-containing protein, yielding MEADNIVPGEPISRFWSKINLMAEIAAVFRNAPADRAAYVRVLELIQQIIPFEAAVLCLLADHSEAGFEITSFGRKLDLSFYEEYIGEKNFLHWAGRQKTPVVLNTAHRDSSRHLQNEAVLVLPLIIKDRSIGIMIMVDGTRNSFRDKDIKLLTVLSYQIALSAERQIYLKELEQKNAELIIAHQHLQEAHEQLIGIEKLNAVRELAASVNHEVNNPLSVITGNVEYLLYINKGLNDNIINRLKIIQGEANRIAEINRRLLDIQDLVSEPYIPEDANVRMLNLEKSTSGVKK
- a CDS encoding PilZ domain-containing protein; translated protein: MSKERTKLISEVDTGENVVSVREPFELKKNGNRRYIRLEISDPIGCSVLKDRSGGFWPEGEGPVYHASLLNLSAGGILIDCDSPMEDGTLVIMSLTLQGVELIDHIIGIVKRCEPDEDSNLIGIEFIPRENLTDFFSTIEYEAISSNLTSFDERLRRVLNKYVYYKRVAAEG
- a CDS encoding PilZ domain-containing protein, giving the protein MKAEEAVIAEKNFDYSEIVGREVKIRTEQFAERILTSRVVAVSGNNLVIDRSKSEGLIDSLIGNQKVVVHFEYKGEPVAFESILSMPQKGRMQIPVAARIYPEINRKYPRIPIDQNVRLTYFDGASISSARLNKLKWIETKTIDIGGGGILVETPMGLPDDYFMILHLGLQGIELPQLLVGRIRHSRQQGENGFYAGVEFVVKETCRDILPQSLIRNLPPKLFEFNHQKRDDLSIFLVGKYRNNKLQE
- a CDS encoding PilZ domain-containing protein produces the protein MVQTTAPAKNNPLKVWDKIEIVIDDNGDKGLYVTRIEDLAGQKIIASKPEFVEGNKLLASKARIFVQVKKPDAVYRLPARIEIISGDRDSRVVLIPLGRFERMQRRNFVRIDFEIDIRYTLIKGSDKKFMGGSPQWVKSKTLNISAGGLLVKTEDDVEKDDIIMIRIRGYEEMGVPRLMTALCCRIVQIQKENYAGVEFITSEKLSRFFTATELVSLPDQVKRFDSATQNKLVRYIFDQQVKARQKGLI
- a CDS encoding DUF2225 domain-containing protein, with the translated sequence MTSESPLFLTKVECPICKTLNEFETIKVGAYTESESDTDFCPMNRTWRNPRYQQYNPLLFFTTTCSNCFYTREFNNRFKEWKDDAYFKTYRLKPIKERHLEQLARADSIIKAISAEMDPNRYPNETAILKLLLAIFDEQLNDKPDDLDLGRFYLRIGWIFREMGQGGIDNIQVVHGHISILDEKYAELKISLNEFNLRINEITAAVDDQFRDESIPADIRSTLYPYKDRYGVEVASLKEVVSLIEGKLDGLSQIMREHRSIALGGSSENGTPGFHDYNSFHNYLAHLKEKWDGVPVSEKEALTWAVRYYVKAYKDGRNIAKGNQQIQAMYLIAELSRRIGEYEQAKEYFNITIRTGQEFIHKHRGDQSRTALARKLLELAIEQGRSNLAEASPR
- a CDS encoding FliA/WhiG family RNA polymerase sigma factor, which codes for MTSTQKTRAKQVAGKGLKTSRIPVYEAKEAARPVRKKQDNTLEWLRYQRHGCSDARAELLRRYLPLVRNVAGRMAIGFPRSVELSDLINTGVIGLVEAFRNFDPDRGVKFETYAVPRIRGAILDELRALDWVPRSTRARSREIERAIVALGNDFGRMPSNDEVAEKLGYSMKELMTAMGDVSCASLLSLDETIYKEEDNHQVPRIETIRETNQQSALGDLEKSELRAFLVTAIDRLTEQEKLVIALYYFEELTLKEIGEVMSISESRVSQIHTKAVVKLRGMIKERFALSG
- a CDS encoding AAA family ATPase produces the protein MNNERRREFVKPGEIVDTRPTVVSFISGKGGTGKTVLAYNLVVIMAGMGYRCLLLDGDWYFGDVHILANVSPLYTLSDLIKGKVDVSEAVFRINSGLDLLASPSCGATVGDIRPADFDKLFTDFPKLFGDYEFILIDTPSGGVEMVSRVASMADINLIVINPEWSSIADGYGLFKYLISRNKDFLAYIFLNKVRGQEDYEYIYQKFTVLSERFLNRIPLGAGYLFDDQHVVDSVAKQKPIVEIYPGATAVEKLNRLSGLLVEVRKTELNRRKIMGQQDINSKKLLADIRK